Genomic DNA from Cupriavidus pauculus:
CGATCTTGACCCACTGCGCCACGCCACCCGAGAAGATCTTGGTGTAGCTGGTGTCGCCGGGGTCGGCCCACTTGACGTCCATGATGTCGGTCGGGCGGTGCGACTTGGCCATCGCCTCCACTTCCGCGCTGGTCGCGTGACCCAGCTTGATCCACTTCAGCGGCGCCGGCGTGGCGGCCGGGTCGATCGAGAAGCCCGAAACGACCTTGGCCACGTAAAGCGTACCGGCGGAGAGATCCTTCTCCTTGTCGGCCACGAACATGAACATGCCGGAGTTGGTCGCGTCGTCGCCCATCAGCACCGTGCGCTGGTCTGGCATCACCTGCACGAGCTCGTGCGAGATACGGCCCAGGCAGTAGTGCTTCTTGATGGAGCCCGTACCGTCCGGGTTTACCGTGACTTCCGGCAGATGCCCGTACAGGTACGGGTTCAGCGGAATCGACGCGTTGCCGTACAGGTTCTTGGCGAACGCGGCGTACTGCGTGAGGTTGGCGGCAACGGTCGTGAACGCGTCCGGCTCGTACTCTTCGCTCGACAGGTGCGTGTTCCACGGCGACAGGCTCGCGCCGCACGTGATCCACAGGCCGTTGGCGCTCGACGTATCCACGTTGTGGTACTTCACGAGCGTCAGCTTGCCGGTGGTCGGGTTCTGGTCGAGCGTAAGCACGGCGATCGGCGACGGCAGGCAGCCGTACGTGCTGACCAGGGCCTGGTCACGCGTCGTGTATTCGAACTGCACCACCGCGAACACGGTGTTGCCCGTCACGCCGGCAACCTTCGCGCCGTCGATCTTGAGCAGCGACGTGCCGTCCGGAGAGTCCGAGAAGAACTGGCGTTCCTTGCCGGCCACCGATGCGTCGATGATCGGCTGGTTGTTGATGTCGAAGTAGCCGCCCGACAGGATCTGGCCGCCATTGCCGTTGGGCACCATGTCGCCCGTGACGAAGAACGGCTGGTAGGCGAGCTTGAAGGTCTGGCTCGAACCGTCGGTGAAGGACACCTTGAGGCTCGACCCCACCGTCGTGGTGGCCATCGAGGCCGGGTTCGCCAGCGTCGGCGCGGGCATCGCGGTGAACTCGGCCTTGTCGAACGCCGGCGTTACCGGATTCGTCGGGTTGTTGGGCGTGGTGGGCGCGGTCGCCGCATCGTCGCCGTCACCGCCGCAACCGGCCAGCAGCGAGGTGGAAACGAAACCGAGCGGCAGCATCGGCGCGCCGGCGAGGACCTTGAGTGCCTTGCGGCGGGAAGCATCTGGCTTATCGGACATGCTTTCTTTCTCGTATGTTGTACGCACGCAGCGTTGCACCGCGTCGCGGGGAAGTGTGGACGACCAAAACATCCATCAGGCCGACGCGGATGCTAAGAAGCTTTTGTGACAGGACGTTGAACCTGAGTGGATTTCAAGACATCCGAACGCTGGCGCCCCGCTCCCCACACATTCGAGACACGCAAAAAAAAAACCGCGACGCATGGGCCGCGGTGGTGAACTTGCCGAGACGGGCGACACCCACATGTCGTCCGCCAGCCCTTGCCTGGGGCGCTCGGCGGGTTGGCAGAGGTTCTTGCCAGGCCCAAATATTACGGCGTATTAATGACGGTCCCATGACATCGTGTCATGACAACGCATCACCTCAA
This window encodes:
- a CDS encoding PhoX family protein is translated as MSDKPDASRRKALKVLAGAPMLPLGFVSTSLLAGCGGDGDDAATAPTTPNNPTNPVTPAFDKAEFTAMPAPTLANPASMATTTVGSSLKVSFTDGSSQTFKLAYQPFFVTGDMVPNGNGGQILSGGYFDINNQPIIDASVAGKERQFFSDSPDGTSLLKIDGAKVAGVTGNTVFAVVQFEYTTRDQALVSTYGCLPSPIAVLTLDQNPTTGKLTLVKYHNVDTSSANGLWITCGASLSPWNTHLSSEEYEPDAFTTVAANLTQYAAFAKNLYGNASIPLNPYLYGHLPEVTVNPDGTGSIKKHYCLGRISHELVQVMPDQRTVLMGDDATNSGMFMFVADKEKDLSAGTLYVAKVVSGFSIDPAATPAPLKWIKLGHATSAEVEAMAKSHRPTDIMDVKWADPGDTSYTKIFSGGVAQWVKIVPGKERVAAFLETHRYAYLAGGSMGFTKMEGTTVNIRDKIAYSALQNIVDSMVINNAKGWNAQSNIGVPAALNAGGVMQHKLAGGQVDTSGAAINSEWVPMQTSALIVGKDIAADALGNTADPETIGNPDNLKFSEKLRTLFIGEDSGQHVNNFLWAYNVDTKKLSRLLSTPAGAEATGLHAVDEINGWTYIMSNFQHAGDWSGLHAKVQATLDPLIRANYKDRFGAAVGYLTADATSVKTTKV